One window from the genome of Bacillus tianshenii encodes:
- a CDS encoding DEAD/DEAH box helicase, with amino-acid sequence MRNLLHLSRNDIRSLCGNQRIYNRGETYWEMDLAEIVKVEPDGTYMEAVVMGNEDYEVTVGMNGSHIHADCACPAFETYPSWCKHIVAALLEMHELHKYNELQAYYSESTKQLGSFEQARLKQKTDEIIQLFKGYNEQSQSYEKGEKETLLVEYLVKMVFTAGQTMLGIELKVGPKRPFVVKNMKQFLLSVAEGRIHHFTKTFTYEPDVYQFQREDAEILDKLVHIVRNESFYKQAVYFPMLAEQNHRLLIIPPFAANEIFPKLSSRPVKIEDIDAYGHTLQWQKGLPELDFQLEQTDDANFLLSVRSLQDMEIIDLYGYLYHHGCLYELTESQLQMLKDLKETMPFQGELTIAPEQMEGLVSNVIPALKRLGTVSMSEGVSQQIKTPPLHAKIMADIEGDRLTADLQFQYGETTIQPLIHTDVEYEEGAILMRDIDKENRLLRLIETTPFKWNGRELFIEGEEQIYQFLYESLPDLQAKADVYLTQSVKDILFDDEVPETNIDLQPSSRLLEINFNMTGIDPAEVETILKSVVEKKKYYRLSDGRFVSLERDEFQSIRHLFEELNLKKSEINGERLELPAMRALQVEGVAAQSGNAMKIGKQYRRLLDNMKHPDNLDFEVPDSLQGTMRDYQKAGFQWLKTLAYYHFGGILADDMGLGKTLQSIAYILSEKEADPNGTVLIVAPASLVYNWQNECRKFAPTLRVGVAAGDQTERKAVLEDLSNVDVLVTSYPLIRRDIDLYQHIQFASLILDEAQAIKNAQTQTAQAVKQLKAVQRFALSGTPIENTLDELWSIFQTIMPGFFPGKTSFKKLSQEKISRMVRPFVLRRMKKEVLKELPDKIETTNITELTSEQKTLYLGYLQQIQQETKETLQSGGLQRNRMKILAGLTRLRQLCCHPGMFLENYTGTSGKFEQLLELLEEAQRSGRRVLIFSQFTSMLAIIRQELDRRGASYFYLDGQTPSEKRVKMTEQFNEGERDLFLVSLKAGGTGLNLTGADTVILYDLWWNPAVDSQAIDRAYRIGQKNVVQVIRLITHGTIEEKIYDLQQKKKALIENVIQPGETMLSSLSENEIRELLSLSAGND; translated from the coding sequence ATGCGGAATCTTTTACATTTATCGAGAAATGATATACGCAGCTTATGCGGAAATCAACGTATTTATAATAGAGGAGAGACCTATTGGGAGATGGATCTTGCCGAGATCGTTAAGGTTGAGCCTGATGGTACATATATGGAAGCAGTTGTGATGGGGAATGAAGACTATGAAGTGACTGTAGGAATGAATGGATCGCACATCCATGCGGACTGTGCTTGTCCTGCATTTGAAACATACCCGTCATGGTGCAAGCATATTGTCGCAGCCCTCTTAGAAATGCATGAATTACACAAATACAATGAACTACAAGCCTATTACAGTGAATCAACAAAGCAGCTTGGAAGCTTTGAACAAGCTCGCTTAAAGCAAAAAACAGATGAAATCATTCAATTGTTCAAAGGTTATAACGAGCAATCTCAAAGCTATGAAAAAGGAGAAAAGGAAACACTTCTTGTTGAATATCTCGTCAAAATGGTTTTTACGGCAGGTCAAACGATGCTTGGAATCGAGCTAAAGGTCGGACCGAAGCGGCCATTTGTCGTTAAAAACATGAAGCAGTTCCTCTTAAGTGTAGCTGAGGGGCGAATTCACCATTTCACGAAAACCTTTACGTATGAACCAGACGTTTATCAATTTCAGCGTGAGGATGCGGAAATTTTGGATAAGCTCGTCCATATCGTACGAAATGAATCATTTTATAAACAAGCGGTCTATTTTCCGATGCTTGCTGAGCAAAACCATCGTTTGTTAATCATTCCGCCGTTTGCTGCAAATGAAATTTTTCCGAAGCTTAGCAGCCGCCCTGTGAAGATAGAAGATATTGACGCATACGGGCATACACTGCAGTGGCAAAAAGGCCTTCCGGAGCTTGACTTTCAGCTGGAGCAAACGGATGATGCAAACTTCTTATTAAGCGTCCGGTCCTTGCAGGATATGGAGATTATTGACCTGTACGGCTACCTTTATCATCACGGTTGTTTATATGAATTAACAGAGAGTCAGCTGCAAATGTTGAAGGATTTAAAGGAAACCATGCCGTTTCAAGGGGAATTAACAATCGCACCTGAGCAGATGGAAGGGCTTGTGTCCAATGTGATTCCAGCGTTAAAACGGCTCGGTACTGTTTCGATGAGTGAAGGTGTGTCACAACAAATCAAAACTCCGCCGCTTCATGCGAAAATCATGGCTGATATAGAAGGTGACCGGTTAACAGCCGACCTTCAGTTCCAATACGGGGAAACGACGATCCAGCCGTTAATTCATACAGATGTCGAGTATGAAGAAGGTGCGATTCTGATGCGTGACATTGATAAAGAAAACCGCCTGCTTCGCTTAATTGAAACAACCCCGTTTAAATGGAACGGCCGGGAGCTATTTATTGAAGGGGAAGAGCAGATTTATCAGTTTTTGTATGAGTCATTGCCAGACTTACAGGCGAAAGCGGATGTTTATTTAACACAGTCTGTGAAGGACATCTTGTTTGATGATGAGGTTCCTGAGACGAATATTGACCTTCAGCCATCATCCCGCTTATTAGAAATTAACTTTAATATGACAGGCATCGACCCAGCGGAAGTGGAGACGATTTTAAAATCAGTGGTCGAAAAGAAAAAATATTATCGCCTTTCTGACGGTCGTTTTGTTTCATTAGAGCGAGACGAATTTCAGTCTATTCGCCATCTATTTGAAGAGCTGAACTTAAAGAAATCAGAAATCAATGGGGAGAGATTAGAGCTTCCAGCGATGCGGGCCCTTCAAGTAGAAGGTGTAGCAGCTCAAAGCGGGAATGCGATGAAAATCGGCAAGCAGTATCGCAGACTTCTTGATAATATGAAGCATCCTGATAACTTGGATTTTGAGGTGCCAGACAGTTTACAAGGAACAATGCGGGATTATCAGAAAGCAGGCTTTCAATGGCTGAAAACACTTGCGTACTACCACTTTGGCGGCATTCTAGCAGATGATATGGGGCTTGGGAAGACGCTTCAGAGTATCGCGTATATTTTATCAGAGAAAGAAGCTGATCCAAATGGAACGGTATTAATCGTTGCACCGGCTTCTCTTGTGTATAATTGGCAGAATGAGTGCCGGAAGTTTGCGCCGACATTGCGCGTAGGGGTAGCCGCAGGCGATCAGACAGAGCGAAAGGCGGTGCTTGAGGACCTATCGAATGTTGATGTTCTCGTCACCTCATACCCGCTTATCCGTCGTGATATCGACCTCTATCAGCATATACAGTTTGCATCATTAATCCTTGATGAAGCACAAGCGATTAAAAATGCCCAAACCCAAACGGCTCAAGCTGTCAAGCAACTGAAAGCCGTACAGCGCTTTGCGTTAAGTGGTACACCGATTGAAAATACACTTGATGAGCTATGGTCGATTTTTCAAACGATTATGCCTGGCTTCTTTCCTGGAAAAACAAGCTTTAAAAAGCTGTCACAAGAGAAGATTTCACGAATGGTGCGGCCATTTGTTTTACGAAGGATGAAGAAGGAAGTGCTGAAAGAGCTACCGGATAAGATTGAAACGACGAATATCACTGAGCTAACGTCAGAGCAGAAGACACTTTATCTTGGATATTTACAGCAGATTCAGCAAGAGACGAAAGAAACTCTTCAAAGCGGCGGCCTACAGCGAAACCGAATGAAGATTTTAGCAGGGTTAACACGGCTGCGGCAGCTTTGTTGTCATCCAGGCATGTTTTTGGAGAATTATACGGGAACGTCAGGTAAGTTTGAACAGCTCTTGGAACTGTTAGAGGAAGCGCAACGCTCAGGGAGGCGTGTGTTGATCTTTTCACAATTTACAAGCATGCTGGCGATTATTAGGCAGGAGCTCGACCGTCGCGGAGCAAGTTACTTTTACCTTGATGGTCAGACACCTTCTGAGAAGCGGGTTAAGATGACCGAGCAATTTAACGAAGGTGAGCGCGATTTGTTCCTCGTTTCCTTAAAAGCAGGTGGAACAGGATTGAACTTAACAGGTGCTGACACCGTCATTTTGTACGACTTATGGTGGAACCCTGCGGTAGACAGTCAAGCTATTGACCGCGCTTATCGAATTGGTCAGAAAAATGTTGTACAAGTGATTCGGCTTATTACGCACGGGACAATCGAAGAGAAAATCTATGATTTGCAGCAAAAGAAGAAAGCGTTGATTGAAAATGTCATTCAGCCTGGTGAGACAATGCTTTCCAGTCTTTCGGAAAATGAAATTCGCGAGCTGTTAAGCTTGTCGGCTGGGAATGATTAG
- a CDS encoding DUF2188 domain-containing protein, with the protein MPWTKNDYPSSMKNLPSDVRNKAIEIANSLVEKEGMEEGRAIAIATSQAEKSEGDNSDAGDKLIYHVQPQDEEWAVMKEGAKQASYTFSTKNEAMDKGRELMNNNDCELIVHKRDGSIQDRINNDS; encoded by the coding sequence ATGCCTTGGACGAAAAATGACTATCCTTCTTCCATGAAGAACCTTCCATCCGATGTGCGAAACAAAGCAATTGAAATTGCTAACTCTCTTGTTGAGAAAGAGGGGATGGAAGAAGGCCGCGCAATCGCGATTGCCACTTCTCAGGCAGAAAAAAGTGAAGGTGACAATAGTGATGCCGGTGATAAGCTGATCTATCATGTGCAGCCGCAGGATGAGGAATGGGCTGTAATGAAAGAAGGCGCAAAGCAAGCAAGCTATACATTTTCAACAAAGAATGAAGCGATGGATAAGGGACGTGAGCTCATGAATAACAATGATTGCGAGCTTATCGTTCATAAGCGTGACGGCTCGATACAAGACCGCATTAACAATGATAGTTAA
- a CDS encoding DUF1054 domain-containing protein: MSFNGFTDEDFNVFTIDGLDERMSALKETIRPKLHTLGDHFAPTLSALTGDEMFPHVAKHARRTKNPPNDTWVAFGSSKRGYKKLPHFQIGLWETHLFVWYALIYESPIKQTYAHKLEENLDDVLQQIPAHFVWSGDHTKPEATPQGQLEEEGLQQLITRLKDVKKAEILCGIHIKREDAVQMSGDELSKKITDTFETLTPLYTLAQNVYE, encoded by the coding sequence ATGAGCTTTAACGGATTTACAGATGAAGATTTCAATGTCTTTACCATTGATGGACTTGATGAGCGCATGAGTGCTTTGAAAGAAACGATTCGACCTAAATTACATACACTTGGCGACCACTTTGCCCCAACACTATCGGCATTAACAGGAGATGAAATGTTTCCTCACGTTGCCAAGCATGCACGCCGCACGAAGAACCCCCCTAATGACACGTGGGTAGCGTTCGGCTCCAGCAAACGAGGCTATAAGAAACTGCCTCATTTTCAAATCGGCCTATGGGAAACCCATTTGTTCGTCTGGTATGCGCTTATCTATGAATCACCAATCAAACAAACTTACGCGCACAAGCTTGAAGAAAATTTGGATGATGTACTCCAACAAATTCCAGCGCATTTCGTTTGGTCCGGCGACCATACAAAGCCAGAAGCAACACCACAAGGACAGCTTGAAGAAGAAGGCTTGCAACAACTGATTACCCGCTTAAAAGATGTGAAGAAAGCTGAAATTCTTTGTGGAATTCATATCAAACGCGAAGATGCAGTACAAATGAGCGGAGATGAGCTCAGTAAGAAAATAACCGATACATTCGAAACACTGACACCGCTCTATACACTCGCCCAAAACGTATACGAATAA
- a CDS encoding inositol monophosphatase family protein — MANDWQKIYKQTKEWVREAGTRIRASFSETLMVDYKLNPSDLVTNMDKQTEQYFIAKIKEHYPEHRILGEEGYGDIVDTVDGTVWIIDPIDGTMNFVHMQRHFAISVGIYHNGEGIIGMIYDVVNDELYHTKKGEGAYKNDEQLPMLGEISVDKAVVSVNAGWVIPNSRIEPHILPPLVKALRGTRSMGSAAIEMAYVASGKIDGYITLQLAPWDYAAGKILIEEVGGRATNVAGKPLNVLEKSTVFVGKPGLHEQIVKDYLLK, encoded by the coding sequence GTGGCAAATGATTGGCAGAAAATTTATAAACAAACAAAAGAATGGGTAAGGGAAGCCGGCACACGAATTCGTGCGTCATTCTCTGAAACCTTAATGGTAGATTATAAGCTGAATCCATCCGACCTCGTTACAAATATGGATAAGCAAACAGAACAATACTTCATCGCAAAAATAAAAGAACATTATCCAGAGCACCGTATTTTAGGAGAAGAAGGGTACGGCGATATCGTCGATACAGTCGATGGAACCGTTTGGATTATCGATCCGATTGACGGAACGATGAATTTCGTACATATGCAGCGTCACTTTGCCATCTCAGTTGGGATTTATCACAATGGGGAAGGCATCATTGGGATGATATATGATGTGGTCAATGACGAACTCTACCATACGAAAAAAGGGGAAGGTGCTTACAAAAATGATGAACAGCTGCCGATGCTTGGGGAAATTTCGGTTGATAAAGCTGTTGTAAGCGTCAATGCAGGCTGGGTCATCCCGAACTCTCGAATTGAGCCGCATATTTTACCTCCGCTTGTAAAAGCACTCCGCGGCACACGTTCAATGGGGTCTGCTGCGATTGAAATGGCTTATGTTGCGTCTGGGAAGATCGATGGGTATATTACGCTTCAGCTCGCGCCATGGGATTATGCTGCCGGGAAAATCTTAATCGAGGAAGTCGGCGGGAGAGCGACGAACGTAGCAGGGAAACCGTTAAATGTCCTTGAGAAAAGCACCGTTTTCGTCGGAAAGCCTGGATTGCATGAACAGATCGTTAAGGATTATTTATTGAAATAG
- a CDS encoding methionine ABC transporter ATP-binding protein, with the protein MIELKQIKKVFSTSSGDVRAVDDVNLKIEKGEIFGIIGYSGAGKSTLIRMLNKLETASSGEITIAGRNISKLEGKGLREARQEISMIFQHFNLLWSRTVRDNIAFPLEIAGVSKAERLQRVDELIKLVGLEGREDAYPSQLSGGQKQRVGIARALANRPKVLLCDEATSALDPQTTDSILDLLVDINEKLGLTIVLITHEMHVIRKICHRVAVMESGKVVEQGAVLDVFRKPKENITKRFVKQVTEPEETKETIEHLLEQYPNGIVIQLTFVGEEAEKPLITQLIRKFELDVNIVQGKISQTQTGAYGTLFVHLEGAKEEVEQAIAFIVDRKVEVEVVEHA; encoded by the coding sequence ATGATTGAATTAAAACAAATTAAGAAAGTTTTTTCAACTAGCAGTGGTGATGTCCGCGCGGTTGATGATGTGAACTTAAAAATCGAAAAAGGCGAAATATTCGGGATTATCGGATACAGTGGAGCAGGGAAATCGACGTTAATCCGGATGCTTAATAAGCTTGAAACGGCCTCAAGCGGCGAAATTACAATTGCTGGACGTAATATTTCAAAGCTTGAAGGAAAGGGCCTGCGTGAAGCAAGACAAGAGATTAGTATGATCTTTCAGCACTTTAACTTGCTTTGGTCACGCACTGTACGTGATAACATTGCCTTTCCACTTGAAATAGCAGGTGTATCGAAAGCAGAGCGGTTACAACGTGTCGATGAATTAATCAAGCTTGTTGGCTTAGAGGGACGCGAAGATGCTTATCCATCTCAATTAAGCGGCGGGCAGAAGCAGCGTGTCGGCATTGCCAGAGCACTTGCGAATCGGCCAAAGGTGTTGCTTTGTGATGAAGCAACTTCAGCATTAGACCCGCAGACAACCGACTCCATTCTTGACTTACTCGTTGATATTAACGAAAAGCTCGGCTTAACAATTGTGCTGATTACCCATGAAATGCATGTTATTCGAAAGATTTGTCATCGTGTTGCCGTGATGGAGAGCGGTAAAGTTGTTGAACAAGGGGCTGTGCTTGATGTGTTCCGCAAGCCGAAAGAAAACATTACGAAGCGGTTTGTCAAACAAGTAACAGAGCCTGAAGAAACGAAAGAAACAATCGAACATTTACTAGAGCAGTATCCAAACGGAATAGTCATTCAGCTTACATTCGTTGGCGAAGAAGCGGAAAAGCCGCTTATCACACAATTAATCAGAAAATTTGAATTAGATGTAAATATCGTACAAGGAAAAATTTCGCAAACACAAACAGGTGCTTATGGAACGCTGTTTGTCCATTTAGAAGGTGCGAAGGAAGAAGTCGAGCAAGCCATTGCCTTCATCGTAGACAGAAAAGTAGAAGTGGAGGTGGTTGAACATGCTTGA
- a CDS encoding methionine ABC transporter permease, with protein sequence MLENVKWEKVWEATLETLYMTSISVAVTFILGIMLGLLLFLTAKGNLWENKFFYWITAAVVNVFRSIPFIILIILLIPFTRTLVGTILGAKAALPALIIGAAPFYARMVEIALREVDKGVIEAARSMGAKTSTIIFKVLLPESMPALISGITVTAIALVGYTAMAGVVGAGGLGTLAYLEGFQRSHNDVTLVATVVILIIVFILQIIGDTLTTKTDKR encoded by the coding sequence ATGCTTGAGAACGTAAAGTGGGAAAAGGTGTGGGAAGCCACGCTTGAAACATTATATATGACAAGCATTTCTGTTGCTGTTACTTTTATTCTCGGCATTATGCTTGGGCTATTGCTTTTCTTAACAGCGAAAGGGAACTTGTGGGAGAATAAATTTTTCTACTGGATTACAGCAGCAGTTGTGAATGTGTTCCGTTCAATTCCGTTTATTATCCTTATTATATTACTAATTCCGTTTACGAGGACGCTTGTTGGAACGATTCTCGGAGCAAAGGCGGCACTTCCAGCCTTGATTATCGGTGCAGCCCCGTTTTATGCGCGGATGGTTGAAATTGCCCTGCGTGAAGTTGATAAAGGGGTTATCGAAGCAGCCCGCTCAATGGGGGCAAAGACAAGCACAATTATTTTCAAAGTACTTCTGCCTGAATCAATGCCAGCGCTGATTTCAGGAATTACGGTTACAGCAATTGCACTTGTCGGCTATACAGCCATGGCAGGGGTAGTCGGTGCAGGTGGGTTAGGAACACTTGCATACTTAGAAGGCTTCCAGCGCAGTCATAATGATGTGACGCTTGTTGCGACAGTGGTGATTCTGATTATTGTCTTTATTTTGCAAATTATCGGTGACACACTGACAACCAAAACCGATAAACGCTGA
- a CDS encoding MetQ/NlpA family ABC transporter substrate-binding protein → MKKFLSILFAALLLVALTACGSSEDAAPEEGGSEGEESKKLVVGASNVPHAEILEEAKPLLEEKGYELEIVTFQDYILPNKALADKEIDANYFQHIPYLEAQKEEHGYDFTNAGGIHIEPIGVYSQEYQSLDELPEGATIIMSNSVADHGRILTMLESKGLITLEEGVDKTSATVDDIAENPKKLEFKADVEAGLLPQIYKNGEGDAVLINTNYAIDAGLNPLEDAITIEGSESPYVNVIAVRTGDEEKESIQTLVDVLRSEEIQTFIKEEYKGAVVPVTE, encoded by the coding sequence ATGAAAAAGTTTTTATCGATTCTATTTGCTGCACTTTTATTAGTAGCATTAACAGCGTGCGGCAGTAGTGAAGACGCAGCGCCGGAAGAAGGCGGCTCAGAAGGTGAAGAGTCTAAGAAGCTAGTCGTTGGCGCATCGAACGTACCGCATGCAGAAATTTTAGAAGAAGCAAAGCCGTTATTAGAGGAAAAAGGCTATGAGCTTGAAATTGTAACATTCCAGGATTACATTTTGCCAAACAAAGCACTTGCTGATAAAGAAATTGATGCAAACTACTTCCAGCACATTCCTTACTTAGAAGCACAAAAAGAAGAGCATGGCTATGATTTCACAAATGCAGGCGGCATTCACATTGAGCCGATCGGCGTCTATTCACAAGAGTATCAATCTCTTGATGAACTACCAGAAGGTGCAACAATTATTATGAGTAACTCGGTCGCTGATCATGGCCGTATTTTGACAATGCTTGAAAGCAAGGGATTAATTACGTTAGAAGAAGGCGTTGACAAAACAAGCGCTACTGTTGATGATATCGCTGAAAATCCAAAGAAGCTTGAATTCAAAGCAGACGTTGAAGCAGGACTACTTCCACAAATCTATAAGAATGGTGAAGGCGATGCTGTATTAATTAACACGAACTATGCAATTGATGCAGGCTTAAATCCGTTGGAAGATGCGATTACGATTGAAGGCAGTGAATCACCATATGTGAACGTAATTGCTGTTCGCACTGGTGATGAAGAGAAAGAATCAATTCAAACATTAGTCGATGTATTACGTTCAGAAGAAATTCAAACATTTATTAAAGAAGAATATAAAGGTGCGGTTGTACCTGTAACTGAATAA
- a CDS encoding YlaF family protein, with translation MQNIKWPLLGYALAVTACFIAVGFAIGAKSIVGIIVFILAAITFMGLGFKTKKKYRDEGKL, from the coding sequence GTGCAAAATATCAAATGGCCTTTGCTTGGCTACGCCTTAGCTGTAACGGCTTGCTTTATAGCTGTCGGATTTGCTATCGGCGCAAAAAGCATTGTCGGCATTATCGTATTTATACTCGCTGCAATTACTTTTATGGGGCTTGGCTTTAAGACAAAAAAGAAATACCGTGATGAAGGAAAGCTATAA
- the typA gene encoding translational GTPase TypA, with protein MNKRLDLRNIAIIAHVDHGKTTLVDQLLHQSGTFRENEQVAERAMDSNDIEKERGITILAKNTAINYGDTRINILDTPGHADFGGEVERIMKMVDGVLLLVDAYEGCMPQTRFVLRKALEQNLTPVVVVNKIDRPAARPAEVVDEVLELLIELDANDDQLEFPVVYASALNGISGTDHENLSDNMEPIFDAILEHIPAPVDNSEEPLQFQVAMLDYNDYLGRIGVGRVVRGTMKVGDQVALMKLDGSVKKFRVTKLFGFLGLRRVEINEVKAGDLAAVAGMEEINVGETVCPVDHQDALPALRIDEPTLQMTFLVNNSPFAGREGKFVTSRQIEERLRSELETDVSLKVENTESPDIWKVSGRGELHLSILIENMRREGYELQVSKPEVIIREIDGVKCEPVERVQVDVPEEFTGAVMESLGGRKGEMVNMVNNGNGQVRLDFMVPARGLIGYRTEFLTQTRGYGVLNHSFDSYQPLVSGYVGGRRSGVLVSLENGKATQYSIMALEDRGVIFVEPGTEVYGGMIVGEHNRDNDLTVNIVKEKHLTNVRSATKDQTTVINKARKLSLEESLQFLNDDEYCEITPETIRLRKKILNKSERERAEKRKKMSEQE; from the coding sequence TTGAATAAACGATTAGACTTACGCAACATTGCGATTATTGCCCACGTAGACCATGGGAAAACAACATTAGTAGACCAATTACTTCACCAATCAGGTACATTCCGTGAGAATGAACAGGTTGCTGAACGCGCGATGGATTCAAATGATATTGAAAAAGAGCGCGGCATTACAATCTTAGCGAAAAATACAGCAATTAATTACGGAGATACCCGTATTAATATACTGGATACACCAGGCCACGCAGACTTCGGAGGCGAAGTGGAGCGTATTATGAAAATGGTTGATGGTGTACTCTTACTTGTTGACGCGTACGAAGGCTGTATGCCACAAACACGCTTTGTTCTTCGCAAAGCATTAGAGCAGAATTTAACGCCTGTCGTTGTTGTGAATAAAATTGACCGTCCGGCAGCTCGCCCTGCAGAAGTTGTCGATGAAGTGCTTGAGCTGTTAATTGAGCTTGATGCAAATGACGACCAGCTTGAATTCCCTGTTGTATATGCTTCAGCTCTTAACGGGATTTCAGGTACAGACCATGAAAACCTTTCTGATAATATGGAGCCTATCTTTGATGCGATTCTTGAGCATATTCCAGCTCCTGTCGATAATAGTGAAGAGCCGCTTCAGTTCCAAGTTGCGATGCTTGATTACAATGATTATTTAGGCCGTATCGGAGTTGGACGTGTTGTACGCGGAACGATGAAAGTTGGCGACCAAGTTGCTCTCATGAAGCTAGACGGCAGTGTGAAGAAGTTCCGTGTTACAAAATTATTCGGCTTCCTCGGCTTACGCCGCGTCGAAATTAATGAAGTGAAAGCAGGCGATTTGGCTGCTGTTGCAGGAATGGAAGAAATCAACGTTGGCGAAACAGTTTGTCCTGTTGATCATCAGGATGCATTGCCGGCGCTTCGTATTGATGAGCCGACACTTCAAATGACATTCCTTGTGAACAACAGTCCATTTGCTGGCCGTGAAGGAAAATTTGTAACAAGCCGTCAAATTGAAGAGCGTCTTCGTTCTGAGCTTGAAACAGATGTGAGCTTGAAAGTTGAAAACACTGAATCACCTGATATTTGGAAGGTAAGCGGACGTGGTGAGCTTCACTTATCGATTTTAATCGAAAATATGCGTCGCGAAGGCTACGAGCTACAAGTATCGAAGCCAGAGGTTATCATCCGTGAAATTGATGGTGTGAAATGTGAGCCTGTTGAACGTGTTCAAGTAGATGTGCCAGAAGAGTTCACGGGTGCTGTTATGGAGTCACTTGGCGGACGTAAAGGCGAAATGGTGAACATGGTCAATAACGGAAACGGCCAAGTTCGTTTAGATTTCATGGTGCCTGCCCGCGGCTTAATTGGATACCGTACGGAATTCTTAACACAAACGCGCGGTTATGGTGTGTTAAATCATTCATTCGACAGCTATCAGCCTCTTGTATCAGGTTATGTTGGCGGACGTCGTTCAGGTGTACTCGTTTCACTTGAAAACGGAAAAGCAACACAATATAGCATTATGGCGCTTGAAGACCGCGGTGTCATCTTTGTGGAGCCTGGTACAGAAGTATACGGCGGTATGATTGTCGGTGAACATAACCGTGATAACGACTTAACGGTTAATATCGTTAAAGAAAAGCACTTAACAAATGTGCGTTCTGCAACGAAAGACCAAACAACTGTCATTAATAAGGCTCGTAAGCTTTCACTAGAAGAATCATTGCAATTCTTGAATGATGATGAGTATTGCGAAATTACGCCTGAGACAATTCGTCTGCGTAAGAAGATCTTGAATAAGAGTGAACGTGAGCGTGCTGAGAAACGTAAGAAAATGAGTGAACAAGAGTAA
- a CDS encoding YlaH-like family protein, which yields MEVSVVERLSFFAALFKVDQNPEQGMLFLYFTIFGLSILVYKLGFAKKLPVLKNVIIYSVLAFGCTVLTFLGVFLPVAEGLVIAALVLGVYKLRLKQSQKQEKEA from the coding sequence ATGGAAGTCAGTGTAGTCGAGCGTTTGTCGTTCTTCGCCGCCCTTTTTAAAGTGGATCAAAATCCGGAACAAGGGATGTTATTCTTATATTTTACAATCTTTGGATTATCAATTCTTGTTTATAAATTAGGGTTTGCGAAGAAATTGCCTGTTCTCAAAAATGTCATTATCTATTCTGTCCTTGCATTTGGCTGTACAGTGCTGACATTCCTCGGTGTATTTTTGCCTGTTGCTGAAGGACTTGTCATTGCCGCACTCGTATTAGGCGTCTACAAACTACGCCTTAAGCAATCACAAAAGCAAGAAAAAGAAGCATAA